Genomic segment of Gasterosteus aculeatus chromosome 4, fGasAcu3.hap1.1, whole genome shotgun sequence:
acgtacgCGCAAGAAGTCGCTCAAAAGCCAAACCGTTCCGCAACTTGATTAAACGAAAACAGTGGGTGGCATTTTGGAGAAATGCGTTTATTATATAAAACCTCAAATGGCATGTATGTGTCGGTTTAATGTCTGTTCATGACTggcgaaaaaaataaaaaaaaacagtaatattgtttaaatgtttgttttgtaaaaataatagtattaatattattgaaaaaaacacttttggaaATGTATACTAGCACAAAGTTATTGAAGCTGGAGCTTAATGGAGGGTAAATTGATgataatgcaataaaaaacgCATTTAAACACAATCATTTGTTGTAAAGTCTGTACTGTAAtctaagaaaatattttttacaagaACTGGAATATTTGGTAtattaaattttaaaaaagtgatGTTTCAAACCGTACAGTTGCGGATACAAAAAGTTCTAATGTCCAGTCAATCAAATAAAGATGATTGTTTGATTcttgggagtgggggggggggggttgattttGATTTTGGATTGGGTTAAGTATAATGCTAATAGCCTGCTATTGTGTGCTCTGTATGGAATAACCACAAGTGAATAAAGTTGTTGTGAAGACCTCTCCAAACTAGGAGTGGCTCAAAGTTTTCATTGACGCCTCGTGGTTGAAGTACGATGCCACCGAGGTGAAAAATTGGTTTTCCTCGGGGGAACGCTGTGTGCCGGAAAACCCACAGCGAATCAAAAATTCTCTATCAGTTTTTCAAACAAGTTGATGAACTGCTCCGTCCTGTCCTTGACGACCGAATCTTTCTCGTCGCCGCCGTTCTGTGTGACCTCCTCAGTCCTCTCTTTGGGTTCCGAAAGTCCGCCCGGTCCGGCTCCCTCTCGCTCCAGAGCCAGCCGGTCCCTCCTCACGGCATCTCTGTCCTTCTCCACCAGcgccctctccctctccatcacgGCCCTCTCTCTGTCCACAATCGCCCTCTCCCTGTCCAGCGAGGCTCTGTCTCGGTCCACGGCGGCAAACTCCCTGTCCAGCGCCgccttctccctctgcagcaccTGCCGCTCCCTTTCAACCacctgcctctccctctccatcacctgcttctccctctccatcatCCGCCTCTCGCCCTCCATCACGTCCCTCCCGTGCTCCATCTCTTGCAATGCGCGCTCCATCTCCCGGCTTCCGTCATCCACCGTctcgttgtcgtc
This window contains:
- the LOC120818115 gene encoding uncharacterized protein LOC120818115 isoform X1, whose protein sequence is MEINDHAYTSTTYDKCNPVDFPYKLSADEVEEFVKLRVSNKYLFSGRKNTSMWAWRAILKHMGLQHKMTHSQASKKWENMKKRYKGLKNPSDGTKGLPGAWPYFHLLDDAMEGRLEGSAPILKAFPAYADFPPIFKPKKRKLSVVTSPPAPEIEVSLNGDGDDDDNETVDDGSREMERALQEMEHGRDVMEGERRMMEREKQVMERERQVVERERQVLQREKAALDREFAAVDRDRASLDRERAIVDRERAVMERERALVEKDRDAVRRDRLALEREGAGPGGLSEPKERTEEVTQNGGDEKDSVVKDRTEQFINLFEKLIENF
- the LOC120818115 gene encoding uncharacterized protein LOC120818115 isoform X3, yielding MGLQHKMTHSQASKKWENMKKRYKGLKNPSDGTKGLPGAWPYFHLLDDAMEGRLEGSAPILKAFPAYADFPPIFKPKKRKLSVVTSPPAPEIEVSLNGDGDDDDNETVDDGSREMERALQEMEHGRDVMEGERRMMEREKQVMERERQVVERERQVLQREKAALDREFAAVDRDRASLDRERAIVDRERAVMERERALVEKDRDAVRRDRLALEREGAGPGGLSEPKERTEEVTQNGGDEKDSVVKDRTEQFINLFEKLIENF
- the LOC120818115 gene encoding uncharacterized protein LOC120818115 isoform X2 yields the protein MHRAILKHMGLQHKMTHSQASKKWENMKKRYKGLKNPSDGTKGLPGAWPYFHLLDDAMEGRLEGSAPILKAFPAYADFPPIFKPKKRKLSVVTSPPAPEIEVSLNGDGDDDDNETVDDGSREMERALQEMEHGRDVMEGERRMMEREKQVMERERQVVERERQVLQREKAALDREFAAVDRDRASLDRERAIVDRERAVMERERALVEKDRDAVRRDRLALEREGAGPGGLSEPKERTEEVTQNGGDEKDSVVKDRTEQFINLFEKLIENF